One Bacillus sp. 1780r2a1 DNA segment encodes these proteins:
- a CDS encoding alpha/beta hydrolase, translating into MLKKIIKRVNISLAIVCVTWITLHQILTVVEENRYPPLGDLVEVKGKQMHIYQKGKGKQTIVLLAGLGTPAPVVDFSPLMNELSHTYKVVVVEPFGYGWSDFTEDERSAENIIGEVRSALKKADIQGPYILMPHSVSGIYAMYYANHYPDEVEAIVGIDPTFPKMLRYFGEAAPTMPIIFRFAAPTGVARLVVERDDESYLPITQPGTYSSKELKMIKVKTSIKGYNKNIIMEMNEIERNINKTESLNIPNKVPVLIFAKNFQKEKNGKSIQSFYEQEIANQHHHKVVMLNGHHYLHWTHSHEIVEELNLFLKQTN; encoded by the coding sequence ATGTTAAAAAAAATAATAAAAAGAGTAAACATATCTTTAGCTATAGTATGTGTAACATGGATAACCTTGCATCAAATATTAACTGTTGTGGAAGAAAATCGCTACCCACCCTTAGGAGATCTTGTAGAAGTAAAAGGAAAGCAGATGCATATCTATCAAAAAGGTAAAGGGAAACAAACAATTGTATTATTAGCGGGCCTTGGAACACCTGCTCCAGTTGTTGATTTTTCTCCTCTTATGAACGAGTTATCACATACCTATAAAGTCGTAGTTGTGGAGCCTTTTGGTTATGGTTGGAGTGATTTTACAGAGGATGAACGATCGGCTGAAAATATTATTGGAGAAGTAAGAAGTGCATTGAAAAAAGCAGACATACAAGGTCCATATATTCTTATGCCTCATTCGGTGTCAGGCATTTATGCAATGTATTATGCCAATCACTACCCTGATGAAGTGGAAGCCATTGTTGGCATTGATCCAACGTTCCCAAAGATGCTAAGGTATTTTGGTGAAGCGGCCCCAACGATGCCAATTATTTTTCGATTTGCTGCTCCAACAGGAGTGGCTCGTCTAGTAGTTGAACGTGATGATGAGTCTTATTTACCTATAACTCAACCAGGAACTTATTCTAGCAAAGAGTTAAAAATGATAAAGGTAAAGACTAGCATAAAAGGATACAACAAAAACATCATTATGGAAATGAATGAGATAGAAAGAAATATAAATAAAACGGAATCCTTGAATATTCCAAATAAAGTACCAGTCTTAATTTTTGCTAAGAACTTTCAGAAAGAAAAAAACGGCAAATCAATACAATCATTTTATGAGCAGGAAATTGCAAATCAGCATCATCATAAAGTGGTGATGTTAAACGGACATCATTACCTTCATTGGACACATTCTCATGAAATAGTTGAAGAGCTAAACCTCTTTTTAAAGCAAACCAATTAA
- a CDS encoding MFS transporter: MKKTGLYGRGLLLASIGISGIGSWIYFIALNLLVLDVTNSPLAVSGLYMVRAAASMLTNIWAGSLIDRLNKKYLMIGLNLMQTVFILWLASSTSILAMYVLVGIITAVGAAYEPTSMAYMTKLLPEEKRKRFNSMRSLLDAGAFFTGPAVAGVLVMIGTPALAIYINSVALLISVFLLWYVPNLERNDFTTQKVQTFFFHMVKADWHLVFSFSRHAVGIMCIYLFFSFMNVLMTATDSLEAAFSLKELGLTEGEYGLLVSIAGGGVLIGALLNTIIVEKIPTPWLLGMGSMLTAGGYMLFTNSTTFFIAACGCALISFSMAFANTAFYTFYQTYIPVEMMGRVGSLYGVIESLCIIIVTALFGVATEVLSIRLVVIVGATLMVIVALALWTCSLRVLAQRENAST; the protein is encoded by the coding sequence ATGAAGAAGACAGGATTATATGGGAGAGGGTTACTTTTAGCAAGTATTGGCATATCGGGGATTGGTAGCTGGATTTATTTCATTGCGCTGAATTTACTTGTTCTGGATGTGACGAACTCACCCCTAGCTGTTTCTGGTCTTTATATGGTAAGAGCAGCAGCATCTATGTTAACCAATATATGGGCGGGGAGTCTAATTGATCGTTTAAACAAAAAGTATTTGATGATTGGATTAAACCTTATGCAAACTGTTTTTATTTTGTGGTTAGCCTCGTCAACGTCCATTTTAGCTATGTATGTACTCGTTGGAATTATAACAGCCGTAGGTGCAGCATATGAGCCAACATCAATGGCATATATGACGAAACTTTTACCTGAAGAAAAGCGGAAGAGGTTTAACTCTATGCGTAGCCTTTTGGATGCAGGAGCGTTTTTTACCGGTCCGGCAGTTGCGGGTGTATTAGTGATGATTGGTACACCAGCATTAGCTATTTACATTAACAGCGTCGCGCTGTTGATTTCGGTATTCCTGCTGTGGTATGTGCCAAACTTAGAAAGAAACGATTTTACCACACAAAAGGTTCAAACGTTCTTTTTCCATATGGTTAAAGCGGATTGGCATTTGGTATTTTCTTTTAGTCGACATGCAGTAGGAATTATGTGTATTTATCTATTCTTTAGTTTCATGAACGTTTTAATGACGGCAACAGATTCATTAGAAGCAGCTTTTTCACTAAAAGAGCTAGGGCTAACAGAGGGAGAGTATGGACTATTGGTTAGTATAGCTGGTGGAGGTGTACTTATCGGTGCCCTTCTTAACACCATAATAGTTGAAAAAATTCCTACACCTTGGCTCCTTGGCATGGGGAGCATGCTAACAGCTGGAGGATATATGTTATTTACAAATTCGACTACATTTTTTATAGCAGCCTGCGGATGCGCCTTGATATCGTTTTCTATGGCATTTGCGAACACGGCATTCTATACATTTTATCAAACGTATATTCCAGTTGAAATGATGGGGCGGGTTGGAAGCTTATATGGAGTGATAGAAAGTCTATGTATTATAATCGTAACGGCTTTGTTTGGAGTTGCAACAGAGGTACTATCCATTCGATTGGTCGTTATAGTGGGAGCAACTTTAATGGTTATTGTAGCTTTAGCATTATGGACTTGTAGTTTACGGGTGCTTGCTCAAAGAGAAAACGCTAGTACATAA
- a CDS encoding ABC transporter substrate-binding protein: MRKKKNKLLVGTIVAALSTGMVACGKEDASSKAPSGGELSGEVTLWTASLSGDPFDTYFDNIEKNFEKLHPEVDVIIEDVPQNEMEQKVLTSLTGNDVPDVVNLNPHYMSNIAAQGGLLELDDMVSDKAKDSFVEGPLQSGIYDKKLYALPWYLTTTVSWYNADHFEKAGVKELPTTVKGIYDTAKSITEATGKPSYYPVINDGNTIMEKMVSIANGTPIVENGKATFEDNKDLVEFFTVTQKMYKEGIIPQETAEGSLKTGQELYMAGNISFLEGGVTFLGPVESGAPEVYSASKAGQPLENEKAPINVAVMNFAVPAKTQNKEAAVALAEFVTNAENQLEFAKTAGTVLPSTKESLEDDYFKKPGDSPKGFGMLQASEALNRSKVLIPPTENSADLREATKNIFVKNLQGKVTPKEALKELAEEWNKSFEETGEEVTF, from the coding sequence ATGAGAAAGAAAAAAAACAAATTATTAGTTGGGACGATTGTGGCAGCGCTGTCTACAGGCATGGTTGCCTGTGGAAAAGAAGATGCTAGCAGTAAAGCACCTTCAGGAGGTGAACTATCTGGAGAAGTCACGCTTTGGACAGCGTCTTTATCTGGGGATCCATTTGATACATACTTTGATAACATCGAGAAAAATTTTGAAAAACTTCATCCAGAAGTCGATGTCATTATTGAAGATGTTCCGCAAAATGAAATGGAACAAAAGGTATTAACATCTTTAACCGGAAATGATGTTCCAGACGTTGTAAATTTAAACCCACATTATATGTCTAACATAGCGGCACAAGGCGGTTTGTTAGAGTTAGATGATATGGTAAGTGATAAAGCCAAAGATTCATTTGTCGAAGGGCCACTACAATCTGGGATTTATGATAAAAAACTTTATGCTTTGCCTTGGTATTTAACAACGACAGTATCTTGGTATAACGCCGATCATTTTGAAAAAGCTGGAGTGAAGGAGCTACCAACTACAGTTAAAGGTATTTATGATACAGCCAAGTCTATTACTGAAGCTACTGGAAAACCTTCTTACTATCCAGTTATCAATGATGGTAATACTATCATGGAAAAGATGGTATCCATAGCAAACGGAACACCTATTGTAGAAAACGGCAAAGCGACGTTTGAAGATAATAAAGATTTAGTAGAATTCTTCACGGTAACACAGAAAATGTACAAAGAAGGAATTATTCCACAAGAAACGGCTGAAGGTTCATTGAAAACAGGTCAAGAACTATACATGGCAGGTAACATTTCCTTTTTGGAGGGTGGAGTAACCTTTTTAGGCCCTGTTGAATCAGGAGCTCCTGAAGTATATAGTGCATCAAAAGCAGGTCAACCATTAGAAAACGAAAAAGCACCGATTAATGTAGCTGTTATGAACTTTGCGGTACCGGCGAAAACGCAAAATAAAGAGGCTGCAGTAGCATTAGCTGAGTTTGTAACAAACGCAGAAAATCAGTTGGAATTTGCAAAAACAGCTGGAACCGTTCTTCCATCAACAAAAGAATCTTTAGAAGATGACTATTTTAAAAAACCTGGTGATTCGCCAAAAGGATTTGGAATGCTTCAAGCTTCTGAAGCATTAAATCGTTCTAAAGTATTAATTCCACCTACGGAAAACAGTGCAGACTTACGTGAAGCTACTAAAAATATCTTTGTGAAGAATTTGCAAGGGAAAGTTACGCCAAAAGAAGCTTTAAAAGAGTTAGCTGAGGAGTGGAACAAGTCGTTTGAAGAAACAGGTGAAGAAGTAACGTTTTAG
- the manA gene encoding mannose-6-phosphate isomerase, class I, which produces MGEPIFFKPVFHDRIWGGTALKDVFNYEISSELVGECWGISAHPNGPSAIEKGSFSTKTLDELWKQYPEIFNYLERDQFPLLVKILDANEDLSVQVHPGNEYASTFEQGEMGKTECWYILDCKEGAEIIYGHHAATKEEFAEMITKGQWDQLLKKVKVKPGDFFYVPSGTIHALGKGTLVLEIQQNSDTTYRIYDYDRVDKNGNKRELHLEKALDVTNVPHTDFNHSISVTRDKNITITTFIQSQYFSVHKWAVNGEVSRLITDPFLLCSIISGEGKLVYRDREYLFQKGSHFMLPALIHEVDIIGECEIMVCHP; this is translated from the coding sequence ATGGGAGAACCAATTTTTTTTAAACCAGTTTTTCATGATCGCATTTGGGGAGGAACAGCATTAAAGGATGTATTTAATTATGAAATTTCTTCAGAATTAGTTGGTGAGTGTTGGGGAATATCAGCTCATCCTAATGGACCTTCGGCGATAGAAAAAGGTTCCTTTTCGACAAAAACGTTAGATGAACTATGGAAACAATATCCTGAGATTTTCAATTATTTAGAAAGAGATCAATTTCCTTTACTAGTGAAAATTTTAGATGCGAATGAAGATTTGTCCGTTCAAGTTCATCCAGGAAACGAATATGCATCAACTTTTGAGCAAGGAGAAATGGGCAAGACAGAATGTTGGTACATCCTTGACTGCAAAGAAGGAGCAGAAATCATTTATGGTCATCATGCAGCTACAAAAGAAGAATTTGCAGAAATGATTACCAAAGGTCAATGGGATCAGCTCTTAAAAAAAGTTAAAGTTAAGCCAGGAGACTTCTTTTATGTACCAAGCGGCACCATTCATGCTTTAGGCAAAGGAACTCTCGTATTAGAAATTCAGCAAAACTCTGACACTACTTATCGAATTTATGATTATGATCGCGTTGATAAAAATGGAAACAAAAGAGAATTACATTTAGAGAAAGCACTTGACGTTACAAACGTTCCTCATACCGATTTTAACCATTCGATATCTGTAACTAGAGATAAAAACATTACAATCACAACGTTTATTCAAAGCCAATATTTTTCTGTACATAAATGGGCAGTTAATGGAGAAGTCTCGCGTTTGATAACCGATCCATTTTTGCTATGTAGTATCATTAGCGGAGAAGGAAAGTTAGTCTATCGTGATAGAGAATATCTATTCCAAAAAGGGAGTCATTTTATGTTACCGGCGTTAATCCATGAAGTTGACATTATAGGAGAATGTGAAATCATGGTTTGTCACCCGTAA
- a CDS encoding family 10 glycosylhydrolase, with amino-acid sequence MSSKSKLLVNSALVSTIVLSSLGMSSSVSAENQVTPVNVLTIQDESGERIAINQVNQLGNENKLVLFNDAFSYYTETSMGSKEVVLKKVGLNTYEVIKKTNGDSEIPEGGLVLSTGAKTLAEIEGFLNQLQNGETVTLLEPVAKIEHKKSNSVDPTKASNPDGAIYDGFRGPDQLIVYTSKFGDTTKTNQYGYEITVENGFVTKLGGGNSKIPQNGFVVSGHGIGANWLSSHSIIGAKVEVNEAGEVTITQNVESFAYQSQKAIEQAHASIKKAGEEFLDVEMKEAKEAAGKAESLLKEAKAIQEENPLKALDLTRQATQLAYDAYYYSLPSHVAEQRAIWYRPEETTLAGVKQVLDRMEKAGFNSVYLETTFHGYTIYPSDTMKEYGLPAQHPRFQNGDYEKYGKDLLAAYIEEGKKRGLTIQAWTDGFMVGESSLGVPSQFSKYPEWAAIQRDNKSGKPAPDTASKYYWLDIAQPDVQTFMLDVYKEMQTKYDIKGLNIDYMRYPHHAPNQSYGFSTAVRELYKEKFGVDPYEIDSVMDKEEWNKWQEWLREKENLFVDKLHTQSKKIDKKFMMTATPEPGPEAVLISDWKDDIDGVIPQAYGHDFNSIQKTVTDSKKLMPEGTMYYTGIYSFYHHLSEMAAVDDVLSAKHGTSGVNMFAFGQASAPSVDALGKGPWREKAVNPGEEPLVASQVLLEEMMSSLHEIYIKEGAVNRKDGKNLEKQVKQIIKLLKKNPKAVDSAVRDGLDKINELVSQGKINETVGKRMKEDLEQVNMWVSYSLNHQQ; translated from the coding sequence ATGAGTTCAAAGTCTAAGCTATTAGTAAATTCTGCTCTTGTTTCAACCATTGTTCTATCTTCGTTAGGGATGTCTTCGTCTGTATCAGCTGAAAACCAAGTCACGCCTGTTAATGTTTTAACCATTCAAGATGAATCTGGGGAGCGCATAGCTATTAATCAAGTAAATCAGCTAGGCAATGAAAATAAGCTAGTTTTGTTTAATGATGCGTTTAGCTACTATACCGAAACAAGTATGGGAAGCAAAGAAGTAGTCTTAAAAAAAGTAGGGCTAAACACGTATGAAGTAATTAAAAAAACAAATGGAGATAGTGAAATACCTGAAGGTGGTCTAGTTTTATCAACTGGAGCAAAAACATTAGCCGAGATTGAGGGCTTTTTGAACCAACTTCAAAATGGTGAAACAGTTACGCTTCTTGAACCGGTTGCAAAAATTGAGCATAAAAAGTCTAACTCTGTTGATCCGACAAAAGCGTCTAATCCAGATGGTGCAATATATGATGGGTTTAGAGGACCGGATCAATTAATTGTATATACTTCTAAGTTTGGTGATACAACAAAAACGAATCAATATGGCTATGAAATCACAGTAGAAAATGGTTTTGTCACAAAGTTAGGGGGAGGAAACTCTAAAATTCCTCAAAACGGCTTTGTGGTGAGCGGACACGGCATAGGAGCTAATTGGCTTTCATCTCATTCAATCATAGGGGCTAAAGTAGAGGTTAATGAAGCGGGTGAAGTGACCATCACTCAAAATGTTGAAAGCTTTGCATATCAAAGTCAAAAAGCAATTGAACAAGCTCATGCTTCAATTAAAAAAGCAGGTGAAGAATTTCTAGACGTTGAAATGAAAGAAGCGAAAGAAGCTGCTGGCAAAGCCGAATCTTTGCTGAAAGAAGCCAAAGCGATACAGGAAGAAAACCCGCTGAAAGCATTGGATTTAACTAGACAAGCTACCCAATTAGCATATGACGCTTATTACTATTCACTTCCTTCTCATGTAGCAGAGCAACGTGCTATTTGGTATCGTCCAGAAGAAACTACTTTGGCTGGTGTAAAGCAAGTGCTCGATCGCATGGAGAAAGCGGGGTTTAACTCCGTTTATCTTGAAACAACATTTCATGGCTATACTATTTACCCTAGTGACACAATGAAGGAATATGGACTTCCTGCACAGCATCCTCGCTTTCAAAACGGAGACTATGAAAAGTATGGAAAGGACTTGTTAGCGGCTTATATAGAAGAAGGGAAAAAGCGTGGTCTCACTATTCAAGCTTGGACAGATGGATTTATGGTTGGTGAGTCTAGTTTGGGAGTTCCTTCCCAGTTTAGCAAATATCCTGAATGGGCAGCTATTCAGCGTGACAATAAATCAGGAAAGCCAGCACCAGATACGGCAAGTAAGTATTATTGGTTAGATATTGCACAGCCTGATGTTCAAACGTTCATGCTAGATGTTTATAAAGAAATGCAAACGAAATATGATATTAAAGGGTTAAACATTGATTACATGCGTTATCCACACCACGCTCCTAATCAAAGCTACGGGTTTAGCACAGCAGTACGTGAATTATATAAAGAAAAGTTTGGGGTTGATCCTTATGAGATTGACTCAGTAATGGATAAGGAAGAATGGAATAAGTGGCAGGAATGGCTGAGAGAAAAAGAAAATTTGTTTGTAGACAAGCTACACACTCAATCGAAAAAGATAGACAAGAAATTTATGATGACAGCTACGCCTGAACCTGGACCAGAAGCTGTGCTGATTAGCGATTGGAAAGACGATATTGACGGAGTCATACCGCAGGCTTATGGGCATGATTTCAACAGTATTCAAAAAACAGTAACAGATAGTAAAAAGCTGATGCCTGAAGGAACAATGTACTATACTGGAATTTATTCTTTCTATCACCATTTAAGCGAAATGGCTGCCGTAGATGATGTATTATCCGCTAAGCATGGTACATCAGGTGTCAATATGTTTGCATTTGGACAAGCAAGTGCTCCGTCTGTAGATGCTCTTGGCAAAGGGCCTTGGCGAGAAAAGGCAGTAAATCCTGGAGAAGAGCCTCTGGTGGCATCTCAAGTTCTGTTAGAAGAAATGATGAGTTCTCTTCACGAGATTTATATAAAAGAAGGAGCAGTAAATCGTAAGGACGGAAAGAATTTAGAGAAGCAGGTTAAACAGATTATAAAATTGTTGAAGAAAAACCCGAAAGCAGTAGACTCTGCTGTTCGAGATGGCTTAGACAAAATAAATGAACTTGTCAGCCAAGGAAAAATAAATGAAACAGTTGGAAAGCGTATGAAAGAAGATCTAGAGCAAGTGAACATGTGGGTAAGCTATTCACTGAATCATCAGCAGTAA
- a CDS encoding sugar ABC transporter permease, whose product MEREHVVLHNKVNVISKKKRKVGMKQLSPWLFLLPSIIILGTFLVFPILEAFKWSLLDYKIIAGTGEYVGLANFKELFGDKNFWTALVNTLVFLVIVLPLNVFLPMILAVLVNQKIKGVSTFRILYYLPVITPMVVAALMWKMLYSQNGLVSAVLVKLGLFDAPTNLLVQSTTALVAVAVITVWKGLGYYMIIYLAGLQSIPKDVYESASIDGASIFQQFRHITVPMLTPSLTLVSVMTIIAGMKVFEEIALTTGGGPSGATTTLVMYIYEKFMRLDVSIASAAGIVLLILAIGASLLQMKVTSKREDDLRA is encoded by the coding sequence ATGGAGAGAGAACACGTTGTATTACATAACAAAGTAAACGTTATTTCGAAGAAAAAGCGCAAGGTAGGCATGAAACAATTATCCCCGTGGCTCTTTTTGCTTCCTTCTATCATCATTTTAGGAACGTTCTTAGTGTTTCCGATATTAGAAGCATTTAAATGGAGTTTATTAGATTATAAAATTATCGCAGGTACGGGTGAGTATGTTGGGCTAGCGAATTTTAAAGAGTTATTTGGTGATAAAAATTTCTGGACAGCTCTTGTTAACACATTAGTATTTTTAGTTATCGTTCTTCCGCTCAATGTTTTTTTGCCAATGATCTTAGCGGTTCTTGTAAATCAGAAAATTAAAGGTGTTTCGACCTTTCGAATTCTATATTACCTTCCTGTCATTACGCCTATGGTTGTAGCTGCGCTAATGTGGAAAATGCTTTATTCACAAAACGGACTTGTATCTGCAGTTCTTGTTAAACTTGGATTGTTTGATGCTCCAACGAATTTACTTGTACAATCAACAACGGCTCTAGTTGCAGTTGCTGTAATCACTGTGTGGAAAGGTCTAGGATATTACATGATTATTTACTTAGCAGGCTTGCAAAGTATCCCAAAAGATGTTTATGAGTCTGCTAGCATTGATGGAGCGTCGATTTTTCAACAGTTTCGCCATATAACAGTTCCAATGTTGACGCCTTCTCTCACGCTTGTTTCTGTGATGACAATCATTGCTGGAATGAAGGTTTTTGAAGAAATTGCGCTTACAACTGGTGGTGGACCATCTGGTGCTACAACCACGTTAGTTATGTACATCTATGAGAAATTTATGAGGTTAGATGTAAGCATTGCCTCAGCAGCAGGAATTGTGTTGCTAATCCTAGCAATTGGTGCATCACTTCTTCAAATGAAGGTAACAAGTAAACGTGAAGATGATTTAAGAGCTTAA
- a CDS encoding carbohydrate ABC transporter permease, translating into MQPKLSQKFILYLLMILITFLTIGPFMLTLLMGLKSPGEGIYTSILPANPTIDNFVTAFDKANFGTYFINTAIVTIIAIPLNLLFCSLAAYPLARMNFRGRSIVLALIISTMMVPFQLYMAPLFQLAGELGLRNTYLGLVVMQVSTAFGIFLMRQAYLRIPKELEESAYLDGANQLKVWYLVALPLVKPTLVTLAIFTFMGTWGDYLWPLLNSTESSMYTLSIGLAQLSQNFDGSNLKLISAASILTTLPTLLIFIWLQKYFISGATDGAVKG; encoded by the coding sequence ATGCAACCGAAATTGTCTCAAAAATTCATCCTATACTTATTAATGATATTAATTACTTTCTTAACAATTGGACCCTTTATGCTTACGCTATTGATGGGATTGAAATCTCCAGGAGAAGGGATTTATACAAGCATTTTGCCAGCAAACCCAACCATAGATAACTTTGTAACTGCATTTGATAAAGCTAACTTCGGTACGTATTTTATCAATACGGCAATTGTAACCATAATAGCAATTCCATTAAATCTTTTATTTTGCAGCTTGGCAGCATATCCTCTAGCTCGAATGAACTTTAGAGGACGAAGTATAGTATTAGCTTTAATTATTTCTACAATGATGGTTCCATTTCAGCTCTACATGGCTCCTTTATTTCAGCTAGCTGGTGAGCTCGGGTTACGCAACACGTACCTAGGTCTTGTAGTCATGCAAGTTTCTACGGCATTTGGAATCTTTTTAATGCGACAAGCTTATTTGCGAATCCCAAAGGAATTAGAGGAATCCGCTTATTTAGATGGTGCAAATCAATTGAAGGTATGGTATCTTGTCGCCTTGCCGTTGGTAAAGCCAACGCTTGTTACCCTAGCAATTTTTACATTTATGGGAACATGGGGAGATTATTTGTGGCCTCTTTTGAATTCTACCGAAAGTAGTATGTACACCCTCTCTATTGGATTAGCGCAGTTATCTCAGAATTTTGATGGATCTAATTTAAAATTAATTAGCGCTGCTTCAATCTTAACTACGCTTCCAACATTGCTGATTTTTATTTGGCTTCAAAAGTATTTTATCTCTGGAGCAACGGATGGAGCTGTAAAAGGGTAA
- a CDS encoding MFS transporter: MSGEQRKKIIILMINMFIAVGSFGIIIPILPAYLQSINQGGTAAGLMIAIFAGAQLIFSPIAGKWSDQYGRRKMIIYGLAGLTLSMFIFYAVNSIWLLYASRVIGGVGAALLIPAIFAYVADITTMEQRAKGNSLVSAAMSLGIVIGPGIGGFLADFGLKVPFLVSALVSLVAVLFSMMLLENSETEEATAARAAIQDNESMVLKLARSVKMPYFIPLVITLVMSFGLMAYESVLGLFLDNQFGATPQQIALMVTATGIVSVIVQLFLVDRIVRTFGEVAVLNIFIGVAALGFLLSLFTRSYSLFFVISLIIFLATSILRPVLNTLISKMAGNEQGFAMGMNNAYMSIGNVLGPTLAGVLFDVQIMYPFVLGLVLLLVTLGITIVWQKRTLKQSALVNK; encoded by the coding sequence ATGTCTGGAGAACAAAGAAAAAAGATCATTATTTTAATGATTAATATGTTTATTGCAGTTGGAAGCTTTGGAATTATTATTCCAATCCTGCCTGCATATTTACAGTCAATTAATCAAGGAGGAACTGCAGCAGGGTTAATGATTGCTATTTTTGCAGGTGCACAGCTTATTTTTTCACCAATTGCAGGAAAGTGGTCCGATCAATATGGTCGACGAAAAATGATTATATATGGACTCGCTGGGTTAACGCTATCCATGTTTATCTTTTACGCAGTCAATTCAATTTGGTTGCTTTATGCATCGCGCGTCATTGGTGGAGTGGGTGCCGCTTTACTTATTCCTGCAATCTTTGCATATGTTGCAGATATTACAACGATGGAGCAGCGTGCAAAAGGAAACAGTCTCGTCTCAGCAGCTATGTCACTAGGGATTGTAATTGGACCTGGAATTGGTGGCTTTTTAGCTGATTTTGGCTTGAAGGTTCCGTTTTTAGTCTCAGCACTTGTATCTCTTGTAGCTGTTTTATTTTCAATGATGTTATTAGAAAATAGTGAAACAGAAGAAGCTACAGCAGCACGAGCGGCTATTCAAGATAATGAGTCTATGGTTTTGAAACTAGCACGCTCTGTTAAGATGCCTTATTTTATACCGCTTGTTATTACTCTTGTGATGAGCTTTGGGCTCATGGCGTATGAGTCAGTGCTGGGTCTATTTTTGGATAATCAGTTTGGAGCTACCCCGCAGCAAATTGCTTTAATGGTTACAGCAACAGGAATTGTTAGCGTTATTGTGCAGTTGTTTCTAGTAGATCGTATTGTTCGCACATTTGGTGAAGTTGCGGTATTGAACATTTTTATCGGCGTGGCAGCACTTGGGTTTTTATTATCATTGTTCACAAGGAGCTATAGCTTATTCTTTGTCATTTCGCTGATTATTTTCCTTGCAACGTCTATTCTTCGTCCAGTCTTAAACACGCTTATTTCGAAGATGGCCGGTAATGAACAAGGGTTTGCTATGGGAATGAACAACGCTTATATGAGTATCGGAAATGTATTAGGTCCAACTCTTGCTGGCGTTTTATTTGATGTACAAATTATGTATCCGTTTGTACTAGGTCTGGTTTTATTACTTGTAACGCTCGGTATTACGATAGTGTGGCAAAAGCGTACGCTAAAACAAAGCGCACTTGTGAATAAATAA